In Elusimicrobiota bacterium, the following are encoded in one genomic region:
- the porA gene encoding pyruvate ferredoxin oxidoreductase — MKKVLMGNHAAAVAAKLARVQVAAGYPITPQTQAFELLAEMKASGEFAGQFIAAESEHSVMAAILGAATAGARTFTATSSQGLAYMHELLHWVAGARLPAVMIDVNRALAAPWNLWTDQTDSLSQRDTGWMQFYCSNNQEILDTVLMSFKIAERVMLPAMVVLDGFTLSHSYEPVDVPSQEDVDAFLPPFNPEFSLDPKRPRTFGALVGPREYLRLRRRMAADMAEAEDVIEEVGQEFGRAFGRSYGQLETYRCEDAETVLVTSGAVGSTAVAAVNALRERGLAAGNLRLRSFRPFPAKALRAFVRPGLRLAVVDRNYSPGAGGIFAQEIKAALRPASGICVRGTVAGLGGGDITVELLQEVWRRAHDAPLSASEAETWAEDSR; from the coding sequence ATGAAGAAAGTCCTGATGGGCAACCACGCGGCGGCCGTGGCGGCCAAGCTGGCGCGCGTGCAGGTTGCCGCGGGCTACCCGATAACGCCGCAGACCCAGGCCTTCGAGCTTCTGGCGGAGATGAAGGCCTCTGGCGAGTTTGCCGGCCAGTTCATCGCCGCCGAGTCCGAGCACTCGGTCATGGCGGCCATCCTGGGAGCGGCCACGGCCGGAGCGCGGACCTTCACCGCGACCTCCTCCCAAGGCCTGGCGTACATGCACGAGCTTTTGCACTGGGTGGCGGGGGCGCGCCTTCCCGCGGTCATGATCGACGTGAATCGGGCCCTGGCCGCGCCTTGGAACCTTTGGACGGACCAAACCGATTCCTTATCCCAGCGAGACACGGGCTGGATGCAGTTTTACTGCTCGAACAACCAGGAGATCCTCGACACCGTGCTGATGTCCTTCAAGATCGCCGAGCGGGTGATGCTTCCGGCGATGGTGGTGCTCGACGGCTTCACCCTCTCGCACAGCTACGAGCCGGTGGACGTTCCGAGCCAGGAGGACGTCGACGCCTTCCTGCCCCCGTTTAACCCCGAGTTCTCTCTCGACCCGAAGCGGCCCAGGACCTTCGGGGCTCTCGTGGGGCCAAGGGAGTACCTGCGCCTGCGCCGGAGAATGGCCGCGGACATGGCCGAGGCCGAGGACGTCATCGAGGAGGTCGGCCAGGAATTCGGCCGCGCCTTCGGCCGCAGCTACGGCCAGCTCGAGACCTATCGGTGCGAGGACGCCGAGACCGTTCTCGTGACCTCCGGCGCGGTGGGCTCGACCGCCGTGGCCGCGGTGAACGCATTGCGCGAGCGGGGGCTTGCGGCCGGCAACCTGCGCCTGCGGTCATTTAGGCCCTTTCCCGCCAAGGCCTTGCGCGCCTTTGTCCGCCCGGGCCTGCGCTTGGCCGTGGTGGACCGCAATTACTCGCCGGGAGCGGGGGGGATTTTCGCGCAGGAAATCAAGGCCGCGCTCCGCCCGGCCTCGGGCATTTGCGTGCGCGGCACCGTGGCGGGGTTGGGCGGGGGCGACATCACCGTGGAACTCCTGCAGGAAGTTTGGCGGCGCGCGCACGATGCCCCTCTGAGCGCGTCAGAGGCCGAAACCTGGGCGGAGGACTCCAGATGA